One Pseudoclavibacter endophyticus DNA segment encodes these proteins:
- a CDS encoding DUF817 domain-containing protein, which produces MTGTERRVDRLANRLLERSPATGWRAWLVEFLVFGLKQAWACLFGALMLVAIVAARLWWPDDAGLARNDLLVIAAVAIQVLMLVTRLEGGRELWVIVLFHLVGTVMELFKTQVGSWLYDDGGLLRLGGVPLFTGFMYAAVGSYMVRVYRLFDLRFDRYPRLWITALLALAAYANFFAHHYVLDARWLLLAAVAVVYCRTWMHYRVFRHTLRMPVLLAFGLVALFIWFAENIATWAGAWAYPDQVDGWHPVSWAKLVSWFLLMLISVVLVTFVYPPRPLASTAADRRDHE; this is translated from the coding sequence CTGACCGGCACCGAGCGCCGAGTCGATCGCCTGGCCAACCGTCTCCTCGAGCGCAGCCCGGCGACCGGTTGGCGAGCCTGGCTCGTGGAGTTCCTCGTGTTCGGCCTCAAGCAGGCGTGGGCGTGCCTGTTCGGGGCGCTCATGCTCGTCGCGATCGTCGCGGCCCGCCTGTGGTGGCCCGACGACGCCGGCCTCGCGCGCAACGACCTGCTCGTGATCGCGGCCGTGGCGATCCAGGTGCTCATGCTCGTGACGCGCCTCGAGGGCGGCCGAGAGCTGTGGGTGATCGTGCTGTTCCACCTCGTCGGCACGGTCATGGAGCTCTTCAAGACCCAGGTCGGCTCGTGGCTCTACGACGACGGCGGCCTGCTGCGCCTGGGCGGCGTTCCGCTCTTCACGGGGTTCATGTACGCGGCCGTGGGCTCGTACATGGTGCGTGTGTACCGCCTGTTCGACCTGCGGTTCGATCGCTATCCGCGGTTGTGGATCACGGCCCTGCTCGCGCTGGCCGCCTACGCCAACTTCTTCGCCCACCATTACGTGTTGGATGCGCGCTGGCTGCTCCTCGCCGCCGTCGCCGTCGTCTACTGCCGCACGTGGATGCACTACCGCGTGTTCCGGCACACGCTGCGAATGCCGGTCCTACTGGCGTTCGGGCTCGTCGCGCTGTTCATCTGGTTCGCCGAGAACATCGCCACGTGGGCGGGCGCCTGGGCCTACCCCGACCAGGTCGACGGCTGGCACCCGGTCTCGTGGGCGAAGCTCGTCTCGTGGTTCCTGCTCATGCTGATCAGCGTTGTGCTCGTGACGTTCGTGTATCCGCCGAGACCACTGGCGTCAACGGCCGCCGACCGCCGCGATCACGAATGA
- a CDS encoding alpha/beta fold hydrolase, whose protein sequence is MNGRHMVTATADPQDALALRQESASLTASPRAASTVTHVKLLFLHGADGYDEGVRMAAELARELSAAAAGRSPAVGAVTGATVGVEPVVPRFPADDMSYGAWAAVARAELGRLGERDAVFAHSFSASTLLKLVSEERIRAVPPIALLAPPEWTPDGWNVADYAFDGPEPLVSITLHHCTDDEIVPFAHMALLAARLPRARVVEHPAGGHSFDGRLGAVAADYASVLASR, encoded by the coding sequence ATGAACGGCCGGCACATGGTCACGGCCACGGCCGACCCGCAGGATGCGCTCGCGCTGCGGCAAGAGTCCGCCTCGCTCACCGCCTCACCGCGTGCCGCGAGTACCGTGACGCACGTGAAGCTGCTCTTCCTGCACGGGGCCGACGGGTACGACGAGGGCGTGCGGATGGCCGCCGAGCTCGCTCGAGAGCTTTCCGCGGCCGCCGCCGGCCGGTCGCCTGCCGTCGGGGCCGTGACCGGCGCGACGGTGGGCGTCGAGCCCGTCGTTCCGCGGTTCCCGGCGGACGACATGTCCTACGGCGCCTGGGCCGCCGTTGCCCGCGCGGAGCTCGGACGACTCGGCGAGCGCGATGCCGTCTTCGCGCACTCGTTCAGTGCGTCCACGCTTCTGAAGCTCGTGTCCGAGGAACGCATCCGCGCTGTTCCGCCGATCGCGCTGCTCGCCCCGCCCGAGTGGACGCCCGACGGGTGGAACGTCGCCGACTACGCCTTCGACGGGCCAGAACCGCTTGTTTCGATCACGCTCCACCACTGCACCGACGACGAGATCGTGCCGTTCGCGCACATGGCCCTGCTCGCGGCGCGGCTTCCGCGGGCGCGTGTGGTCGAGCATCCGGCCGGTGGGCACTCCTTCGACGGTCGCCTTGGTGCGGTCGCGGCTGACTACGCCTCCGTCTTGGCATCCCGCTGA
- a CDS encoding MerR family transcriptional regulator yields the protein MAYSIAEVAETTGLTAHTLRYYERDDLLLTPVARDTGGRRVYDDGDLRWIVMLTRLRATGMPISSIRQYAELVRAGDGNEAERLALLTAHRKVVLGRLAEVTEHLGAIEGKIAIYAERVSVTA from the coding sequence ATGGCCTACTCCATCGCCGAGGTCGCCGAGACGACCGGGCTCACGGCCCACACGCTCCGCTACTACGAACGCGACGACCTGCTCCTCACGCCCGTCGCCCGCGACACGGGCGGGCGCCGCGTTTACGACGACGGTGACCTGCGCTGGATCGTGATGCTCACGCGCCTTCGCGCGACGGGGATGCCGATCTCGAGCATCCGTCAGTACGCAGAGCTCGTGCGCGCGGGCGACGGCAACGAGGCGGAACGGCTCGCGCTGCTAACCGCCCACCGGAAGGTCGTACTGGGCCGGCTCGCCGAGGTGACCGAGCACCTCGGAGCGATCGAGGGCAAGATCGCGATCTATGCCGAACGGGTTTCCGTGACCGCTTGA
- a CDS encoding aldo/keto reductase: MSIQHTTLGTASSLTVSQLGLGCMGMSDFYGDRDEASAMRTIHRALDLGVTLLDTADMYGPFTNEQLVGRAIASSRQGRDGVQLATKFGNERLPDGTMLGVNGKPEYVLAACDASLQRLGVDVIDLYYQHRVDFDVPIEDTVGAMSELVAAGKVRHLGLSEAGPETIRRANAVHPITAVQTEYSLFSRDVEDAVWPVLAELGIGLVPYSPLGRGLLTGSIAAPTDLPDGDARSSAYFPRFQGDALEANLALVTRVREIADRLGCTPGQLALAWVMSHSGRDGVTVVPIPGTKRVEYLEQNAAAAGITLAPEVVAELERAVPREAVVGDRYGDMSTIDR, from the coding sequence ATGAGCATTCAGCACACCACGCTTGGTACCGCCTCTTCACTCACCGTCTCGCAACTCGGGCTCGGCTGCATGGGCATGTCCGACTTCTACGGCGATCGCGACGAAGCCTCCGCGATGCGCACGATCCACCGGGCACTCGACCTCGGCGTCACGCTGCTCGACACGGCCGACATGTACGGGCCCTTCACGAATGAGCAACTCGTCGGGCGCGCGATCGCCTCGAGCCGCCAGGGTCGCGACGGCGTGCAGCTGGCGACGAAGTTCGGAAACGAGCGTCTACCCGACGGGACGATGCTCGGCGTCAACGGCAAGCCCGAGTACGTGCTGGCTGCATGCGACGCGTCGCTGCAGCGCCTCGGCGTCGACGTCATCGACCTCTACTACCAGCACCGCGTCGACTTCGACGTGCCGATCGAAGACACCGTCGGTGCCATGAGCGAGCTCGTCGCGGCGGGGAAGGTGAGGCACCTCGGCCTGTCTGAGGCGGGTCCGGAGACGATTCGACGCGCCAACGCCGTGCATCCGATCACGGCGGTGCAGACCGAGTACTCGCTGTTCTCGCGCGACGTCGAAGACGCCGTGTGGCCCGTGCTGGCCGAGCTCGGAATCGGCCTCGTGCCGTATTCGCCGCTCGGGCGCGGCCTGCTGACGGGCTCGATCGCCGCACCGACCGACCTGCCCGACGGCGACGCGCGCTCGTCGGCGTACTTTCCGCGGTTCCAAGGCGACGCGCTCGAGGCCAACCTCGCCCTCGTCACCAGGGTGCGCGAGATCGCCGACCGCCTCGGATGCACGCCGGGCCAGCTCGCGCTCGCGTGGGTCATGAGCCACTCGGGCCGGGACGGCGTGACGGTCGTGCCGATCCCCGGCACGAAGCGGGTCGAGTACCTCGAGCAGAACGCGGCGGCGGCCGGCATCACGCTTGCGCCGGAGGTCGTCGCCGAACTCGAGCGGGCCGTTCCGCGCGAGGCGGTCGTAGGCGACCGGTACGGCGACATGTCGACGATCGACCGGTAA
- a CDS encoding MFS transporter, giving the protein MGDEANRRRLTYSVPKWLTVLALAFTGLTSAYMFTLVVPIQSELPHLLDAPREDTAWVVTITLLVAACATPISGRLGDMYGKRRIVLILIGFLLLGSVVAALSTNIAGVIVGRGLQGATTGVVPLGIAIMRDVLPRKRLGSAVALMSATMGVGGSVGMPVSAFIVENFDWHALFWVAAGLGVISLVLVIALVPESVLRTAGRFDFLGVVGLSIGLAGILLAISRGADWGWFSPATLGSGLGGVVVLLIWGWYQLRASAPLIDLRVAARPAVLFTNLTAICMGFALFGNNVLLPQLLELPTESGAGFGLGMFETALLVMPAGLLMMLISPISGWLEGKIGARAMLAIGSGAVALSYVYLLIWSDEIFHLFIANLIVGVGIGLSFAAMPMLIMRSVPAEETGVSNGINALARSLGTSTASAVMAAVLAAVSIDYNGVAVPTATAFNISFWIGAIVGIGAMVLSLLIPLRPFQQHHPSVPRD; this is encoded by the coding sequence GTGGGTGACGAGGCGAACAGGCGGAGGCTCACGTACTCGGTCCCCAAATGGCTGACGGTGCTCGCGCTCGCGTTCACCGGCCTCACGTCGGCCTACATGTTCACGCTCGTCGTGCCGATTCAGTCGGAGCTCCCCCACCTGCTGGACGCGCCCCGCGAAGACACGGCGTGGGTCGTGACCATCACACTGCTCGTCGCCGCATGCGCGACGCCCATCTCGGGCCGACTCGGTGACATGTACGGCAAGCGCCGCATCGTGCTGATCCTGATCGGGTTCCTGCTCCTCGGCTCCGTCGTCGCCGCGCTCTCGACGAACATCGCAGGGGTCATCGTGGGCCGCGGGCTCCAGGGCGCCACGACCGGCGTCGTGCCGCTCGGTATCGCCATCATGCGAGACGTGCTGCCGCGCAAGCGGCTCGGCAGCGCCGTCGCGCTCATGAGCGCCACAATGGGCGTCGGCGGCTCGGTCGGCATGCCCGTCAGTGCCTTCATCGTCGAGAACTTCGACTGGCATGCGTTGTTCTGGGTGGCCGCAGGTCTCGGGGTCATCTCGCTGGTGCTCGTCATCGCCCTCGTCCCCGAGAGCGTGCTTCGGACCGCCGGACGTTTCGATTTCCTCGGCGTCGTGGGTCTCAGCATCGGCCTCGCCGGCATCCTGCTGGCGATCTCGCGCGGCGCGGACTGGGGCTGGTTTTCACCCGCAACACTCGGTTCCGGCCTCGGGGGCGTCGTCGTGCTCCTGATTTGGGGCTGGTACCAGCTGCGAGCATCCGCCCCGCTCATCGACCTGCGCGTCGCCGCGCGCCCGGCGGTGCTGTTCACCAATCTCACCGCGATCTGCATGGGCTTCGCCCTCTTCGGCAACAACGTGCTGCTGCCGCAGTTGCTCGAGCTGCCGACCGAGTCGGGTGCGGGCTTCGGCCTCGGCATGTTCGAGACGGCGCTGCTCGTCATGCCTGCGGGGCTGCTGATGATGCTGATTTCACCGATCTCTGGCTGGCTCGAGGGCAAGATCGGCGCCCGGGCCATGCTGGCCATCGGCTCGGGCGCCGTCGCACTCTCGTACGTGTATCTGCTGATCTGGTCGGACGAGATCTTCCATCTGTTCATCGCGAACCTTATCGTCGGCGTCGGCATCGGCCTCAGCTTCGCCGCCATGCCGATGCTCATCATGCGGTCGGTGCCCGCAGAGGAGACGGGCGTTTCCAACGGCATCAACGCGCTCGCCCGCTCGCTCGGCACCTCGACGGCCTCGGCGGTCATGGCCGCCGTGCTCGCCGCCGTGTCGATCGACTACAACGGGGTTGCCGTGCCGACGGCGACGGCATTCAACATCAGCTTCTGGATCGGCGCGATCGTCGGCATTGGCGCAATGGTGCTGTCGCTCCTCATTCCCCTGCGTCCGTTCCAGCAGCACCACCCTTCGGTCCCCCGCGACTAG
- the cutA gene encoding divalent-cation tolerance protein CutA, with protein sequence MDQLADVTVTTATRAEAETLTRQLVDDRLVACGNIAAVHSIYRWEGDVADEPETLVVLHTRASLVPDLIERVTVLHPYDEPQIVAIPVLAAAPGYHAWVLESTREPRAT encoded by the coding sequence GTGGACCAACTCGCCGATGTCACCGTCACCACCGCGACGCGCGCCGAAGCCGAGACGCTCACCCGGCAGCTCGTGGACGACCGCCTGGTGGCGTGCGGCAACATCGCCGCCGTTCACTCGATCTACCGGTGGGAGGGCGATGTCGCCGACGAGCCCGAGACGCTCGTCGTGCTCCACACTCGCGCGTCGCTCGTGCCCGACCTGATCGAGCGCGTCACCGTGCTGCATCCCTACGACGAGCCGCAGATCGTGGCCATCCCGGTGCTGGCGGCGGCGCCGGGGTATCACGCGTGGGTGCTCGAGAGCACGCGCGAGCCGCGCGCGACGTGA
- a CDS encoding Ig-like domain-containing protein, translated as MNRTLATHPSRDRGHNASRLAFTVLATVAAATVGVSGFAPAANAAPTVISAPMQVVQPVPAATCPADLTRSTERFWFFGDGGAIDFGTSGTTATLLPDTGNLSHEGTTVVTDSLGQLQFWSNGQQVFDRDNNPMPNGSGLLGNPSATQTVAAFSAPGQPGVFFIVTTSTDVAHPAKNTQLTYSVVDMSLNDGLGDVTATKNVPLGAPATASEAITAVPNADGTGFWVLTYTNGSANMLAYEFDADGPVTGEAVVSTMPTTNGNHFGSIAVSPDGSRLVAVSGGYGAQVSSVVRVLDFDAASGAMTQTHEWSLPTGAGTGESIYGVDFSPSGRYIYATKIFGNGQLYRYDLQPGGEDAADGAAVKATEERLGTIGVSGGQVRRAPDGKMYVANAGGTSLSVVNTPDEVDPGFDSLGFPLADGTSSRFGLPQMVIGCPPPVSGPPTVVDDEFEVEYGVPATLNPLENDQAIGEGVTLTGLELEGAVDGVLTTDAGTFEVQDDLTVVFTPAEGFSGEVPPVTYTVTDSNGQSSIGTFVVTVNDPAFEAPIVVDDTFTVEPGTPATLDPLANDSTVGEGVTFEQLVLEGADPETGVLTTDAGTFEVQDDLTVVFTPAEGFSGEVPPVTYTVTDSNGQSSTGTFVVTVNDPAFEAPIVVDDTFTVEPGTPATLDPLANDSTVGEGVTFEQLVLEGADPETGVLTTDAGTFEVQDDLTVVFTPAEGFSGEVPPVTYTVTDSNGQSSTGTFVVTVEAAAGGETPAPTETPAPTETPAPTGTPAPTETLVPTETPAANDQDGSGLANTGQESAFAGLLAAGAAIMAGAAALLMSRRRRSES; from the coding sequence ATGAACCGCACCCTTGCGACTCACCCATCGCGCGACCGAGGGCACAACGCCTCTCGTCTCGCCTTCACCGTGCTCGCCACCGTCGCCGCCGCGACGGTGGGCGTGAGCGGCTTCGCGCCTGCCGCCAACGCCGCCCCCACTGTCATCTCTGCACCGATGCAGGTGGTACAGCCCGTGCCTGCGGCGACCTGCCCGGCCGACCTGACCCGCTCTACCGAGCGCTTCTGGTTCTTCGGCGACGGCGGCGCGATCGATTTCGGGACCTCCGGCACGACAGCCACGCTGCTGCCGGACACCGGCAACCTCTCCCACGAGGGCACCACGGTCGTCACCGACTCGTTGGGCCAGCTCCAGTTCTGGAGCAACGGACAGCAGGTCTTCGATCGCGACAACAATCCCATGCCGAATGGCTCGGGCCTGCTCGGCAACCCCTCGGCGACGCAGACGGTTGCCGCGTTTAGCGCCCCCGGCCAGCCCGGCGTGTTCTTCATCGTCACCACCTCGACAGATGTGGCGCACCCCGCGAAGAACACCCAGCTCACCTACTCGGTCGTCGACATGAGCCTCAACGACGGGCTCGGCGACGTGACCGCGACCAAGAACGTGCCCCTGGGTGCGCCCGCCACCGCCTCCGAGGCGATCACCGCGGTGCCGAACGCCGACGGCACCGGCTTCTGGGTGCTGACGTACACGAACGGCTCGGCGAACATGCTGGCCTACGAGTTCGACGCGGACGGCCCGGTCACGGGCGAGGCCGTGGTCAGCACGATGCCCACGACGAACGGCAACCACTTCGGCTCGATCGCGGTGAGCCCCGACGGCTCGCGCCTCGTGGCCGTCTCCGGCGGATACGGCGCCCAGGTGTCGAGCGTCGTGCGCGTGCTCGACTTCGATGCCGCCAGCGGCGCGATGACCCAGACTCACGAGTGGAGCTTGCCAACGGGCGCCGGCACCGGCGAGAGCATTTACGGCGTCGACTTCTCGCCCTCGGGCCGCTACATCTACGCCACCAAGATCTTTGGCAACGGACAGCTCTACCGCTACGACCTGCAGCCCGGCGGGGAGGACGCCGCTGACGGCGCCGCGGTGAAAGCCACCGAGGAGAGGCTCGGCACGATCGGCGTCAGCGGCGGCCAGGTGCGCCGCGCGCCCGACGGCAAGATGTACGTCGCCAACGCCGGCGGCACGAGCCTCAGCGTCGTGAACACCCCCGACGAGGTCGACCCCGGCTTCGACAGCCTCGGCTTCCCCCTGGCGGACGGCACGAGCAGCCGCTTTGGCCTGCCGCAGATGGTCATTGGCTGCCCGCCCCCCGTGTCGGGGCCGCCGACGGTAGTGGACGACGAGTTCGAGGTGGAATACGGTGTCCCGGCGACGCTGAACCCTCTGGAGAACGACCAGGCGATCGGCGAGGGTGTGACGCTCACGGGCCTCGAGCTTGAAGGCGCGGTCGACGGCGTGCTGACGACCGACGCGGGAACCTTCGAGGTCCAGGACGACCTCACCGTGGTGTTCACCCCCGCCGAAGGCTTCTCCGGCGAGGTGCCCCCGGTGACCTACACGGTGACCGACAGCAACGGGCAGTCATCGATCGGCACCTTCGTGGTGACGGTAAACGATCCCGCCTTCGAGGCCCCGATCGTGGTGGACGACACCTTCACGGTCGAGCCCGGCACCCCGGCAACACTCGACCCGCTGGCCAACGACAGCACGGTCGGCGAGGGAGTCACCTTCGAGCAGCTCGTGCTCGAAGGCGCCGACCCCGAAACCGGCGTGCTGACGACCGACGCGGGAACCTTCGAGGTCCAGGACGACCTCACCGTGGTGTTCACCCCCGCCGAAGGCTTCTCCGGCGAAGTGCCCCCGGTGACCTACACGGTGACCGACAGCAACGGGCAATCATCGACCGGCACCTTCGTGGTGACGGTAAACGATCCCGCCTTCGAGGCCCCGATCGTGGTGGACGACACCTTCACGGTCGAGCCCGGCACCCCGGCAACGCTCGACCCGCTGGCCAACGACAGCACGGTCGGCGAGGGCGTCACCTTCGAGCAGCTCGTGCTCGAAGGCGCCGACCCCGAAACCGGCGTGCTGACGACCGACGCGGGAACCTTCGAGGTCCAGGACGACCTCACCGTGGTGTTCACCCCCGCCGAAGGCTTCTCCGGCGAGGTGCCCCCGGTGACCTACACGGTGACCGACAGCAACGGGCAATCATCGACCGGCACCTTCGTGGTGACGGTGGAGGCGGCTGCGGGCGGCGAGACGCCCGCTCCCACCGAGACACCCGCCCCCACCGAGACACCCGCTCCCACCGGGACGCCCGCTCCGACCGAGACGCTGGTTCCGACCGAGACGCCCGCCGCCAACGACCAGGACGGCAGCGGCCTGGCGAACACCGGCCAAGAGAGCGCCTTCGCAGGCCTGCTCGCGGCCGGGGCGGCGATCATGGCGGGTGCCGCGGCGCTCCTGATGTCGCGCCGCCGCCGCTCGGAGAGCTAG
- a CDS encoding MBL fold metallo-hydrolase — translation MRSTSPHPLAKAGAPGILSELSPTVTHLQGTVWQCNCILIHRGDHAVLIDSCWNDHDVQVMRDRAGDVPTTLLVTHADIDHICSVGFFPDARVVLSPEGAERLANGSAEHDLAAESAKWNLDLKPRLRVDQIVGPAERFMVGGLHVRTVAARGHAYDGLGLFIEEEGLFAVGDYLMKSQHPMVWWSLSEARRSTERLLEAIESFQPERVVPGHGPLLSADEASEVGEADLAYFEEVERVADEAHRAGLSPREWHLAVESVPVPRPCAPDIEMLAPRLLNAAATFRDRGVHPELTWTMDMA, via the coding sequence ATGAGGTCGACGAGTCCGCACCCGCTTGCGAAGGCCGGCGCTCCCGGCATCCTGAGCGAGTTGAGCCCCACGGTGACCCACCTGCAGGGCACCGTTTGGCAATGCAACTGCATCCTGATCCATCGCGGCGACCATGCCGTGCTCATCGACTCGTGCTGGAACGACCACGACGTGCAAGTCATGCGTGACCGGGCCGGGGATGTCCCGACGACGCTCCTCGTCACGCACGCCGACATCGACCACATCTGCAGCGTCGGATTCTTCCCCGATGCCCGGGTGGTGCTGAGCCCGGAAGGTGCCGAGCGCCTCGCCAACGGATCGGCGGAGCACGACCTCGCGGCCGAGAGCGCCAAATGGAATCTCGATCTCAAGCCACGGCTCCGGGTGGACCAGATCGTCGGCCCCGCCGAGCGGTTCATGGTCGGCGGCCTGCACGTACGCACGGTCGCCGCGAGGGGTCACGCGTACGACGGGCTCGGTCTGTTCATCGAGGAGGAAGGCCTGTTCGCGGTCGGCGACTACCTGATGAAGTCGCAGCACCCCATGGTGTGGTGGTCGCTGTCCGAGGCCCGCCGCTCCACCGAGAGACTGCTCGAGGCCATCGAGAGCTTCCAGCCGGAGCGCGTCGTGCCGGGTCACGGACCGCTCCTGTCCGCGGACGAGGCGAGCGAGGTCGGCGAGGCCGACCTCGCGTACTTCGAGGAGGTCGAGCGCGTGGCCGACGAGGCGCACCGTGCCGGCCTGAGCCCGCGCGAGTGGCACCTCGCCGTGGAGTCGGTCCCGGTCCCGCGCCCGTGCGCGCCCGACATTGAGATGCTCGCCCCTCGTCTGCTCAACGCCGCGGCCACCTTCCGCGACCGCGGCGTGCACCCCGAGCTCACCTGGACGATGGACATGGCCTGA
- a CDS encoding amidohydrolase, with amino-acid sequence MTPFPDLVVTGGQVWDPERTDATAVAIRDGRIAAVGPDAEILAAASPSTRRLDAEGGAIVPGFHDAHVHAVAAGLALLGCDLSDAHDVDGYAHIIRRFAAGTDDEWIVGAGWFGDAFPGGLPHRRLLDELVPDRPAVLTSHDAHGVWVNSRALERARITDDTADPPAGRVVRDASGRATGVLFDAAGELVTRLIPRPDAQRHRDALLAAQERLLSFGITSWHDAIVGEYLTIADPLPTYLEALADGSLRARVTGSIWWPADRGAADAPEILERVHSARAAGFEATGVKIMQDGICENCTAALLEPYRDVHPLTSGDSVIAPGELAEIVTAVDNAGLRVHFHGVGDRAVRECLDAVETARQRNGQGQRHQIAHLDLVSPEDIPRFAELGVTANLQPLWARADQEILERKLPLIGEDRARWHFPFGSLRAARAHLAMGSDWPVTSPDPLWGLYTACTRTAPPDDVHALNTESRETMNVAERLDLATALRAYTQGSAEVIGAQDSVGRLTPGHLADIAILTGPLSDAGSLAEVRVAHTLVGGDVLYSR; translated from the coding sequence ATGACCCCCTTCCCCGATCTCGTCGTCACGGGCGGGCAGGTTTGGGATCCCGAACGCACCGATGCGACGGCGGTCGCGATCCGTGACGGCCGTATCGCTGCCGTCGGCCCCGACGCAGAGATCTTGGCGGCGGCGTCGCCCTCGACCCGGCGCCTGGACGCCGAAGGGGGCGCGATCGTGCCCGGGTTCCACGACGCGCACGTGCATGCCGTCGCGGCGGGGCTCGCCCTGCTCGGATGCGACCTGTCGGACGCGCACGACGTGGACGGGTACGCGCACATCATCCGCCGGTTCGCAGCCGGCACCGACGATGAGTGGATCGTCGGTGCCGGCTGGTTCGGCGACGCGTTTCCCGGGGGCCTGCCGCATCGCCGGCTCCTCGACGAGCTCGTCCCCGACCGGCCCGCCGTGCTCACCAGTCACGACGCGCATGGCGTGTGGGTGAACTCGCGAGCGCTCGAGCGCGCCCGAATCACGGACGACACCGCGGATCCGCCGGCGGGGCGCGTCGTGCGCGACGCCTCGGGGCGGGCGACCGGCGTGCTGTTCGACGCCGCGGGGGAGCTGGTGACGCGGCTCATCCCCCGGCCGGACGCGCAACGGCATCGTGACGCGCTCCTCGCCGCGCAGGAACGGCTTCTCTCGTTCGGCATCACGTCGTGGCACGACGCGATCGTCGGCGAGTACCTGACGATCGCGGACCCGCTGCCGACCTACCTCGAGGCCCTCGCCGACGGCTCGCTTCGTGCACGCGTGACGGGGTCGATATGGTGGCCCGCCGACCGCGGAGCAGCTGACGCCCCGGAGATCCTCGAGCGCGTCCACTCTGCGCGTGCGGCCGGCTTCGAGGCCACGGGCGTGAAGATCATGCAGGACGGCATCTGCGAGAACTGCACGGCCGCCCTCCTTGAGCCGTACCGCGACGTCCATCCGCTCACATCCGGCGACTCCGTCATCGCGCCGGGAGAGCTCGCGGAGATCGTGACGGCCGTCGACAACGCCGGCCTCCGCGTCCACTTCCACGGCGTCGGGGACCGCGCCGTCCGAGAGTGCCTCGACGCGGTCGAGACCGCTCGCCAACGGAACGGGCAGGGGCAGCGCCACCAGATCGCTCACCTCGACCTCGTCTCCCCCGAAGACATCCCGCGTTTCGCGGAGCTCGGAGTCACGGCGAACCTGCAGCCGCTCTGGGCGCGCGCGGATCAAGAGATCCTCGAGCGCAAGCTGCCCTTGATCGGCGAAGACCGCGCGCGCTGGCACTTCCCGTTCGGCTCGCTGCGCGCCGCGAGGGCGCACCTCGCCATGGGCAGCGACTGGCCTGTGACGAGCCCGGATCCACTGTGGGGCCTGTACACCGCGTGCACCCGCACTGCACCGCCCGACGACGTCCACGCCCTCAACACCGAGTCGCGGGAGACCATGAACGTGGCCGAGCGCCTGGACCTGGCGACCGCCCTGCGCGCCTACACGCAGGGCTCGGCGGAGGTCATCGGCGCTCAGGACTCGGTGGGCCGCCTCACGCCCGGCCACCTCGCCGATATCGCGATCCTCACCGGCCCGCTCTCGGACGCCGGGTCGCTCGCCGAGGTTCGCGTCGCCCACACCCTGGTGGGCGGAGATGTGCTCTACTCGCGCTGA